In the genome of Raphanus sativus cultivar WK10039 chromosome 4, ASM80110v3, whole genome shotgun sequence, one region contains:
- the LOC108830550 gene encoding guanine nucleotide-binding protein subunit gamma 1, translating into MEEEGASVGDARGKHRILAELGRVEQEVKFLEKELEELGQTDIVSTVCEELLCVIEKAPDPLLPLTKGPFNLAWDRWFEGPNGGEGCRCYIL; encoded by the exons ATGGAGGAAGAAGGTGCATCTGTGGGCGATGCACGGGGGAAGCACAGGATCCTTGCTGAGCTTGGTCGTGTCGAACAGGAAGTCAAATTCTTGGAG AAAGAGTTGGAAGAGCTCGGCCAGACAGATATTGTATCAACCGTGTGTGAGGA GCTGCTTTGCGTCATCGAGAAAGCACCCGACCCTCTCTTGCCACT GACCAAGGGACCTTTTAACTTAGCATGGGACCGGTGGTTTGAAGGACCTAATGGGGGTGAAGGCTGCAGATGCTATATACTTTGA
- the LOC108830549 gene encoding peptidyl-prolyl cis-trans isomerase CYP63 isoform X2, translated as MKKKNNPSVFLDVSIGGDPLERIVIELFADVVPKTAENFRALCTGEAGLGKTTGKPLHFKGSSFHRVIKGFMAQGGDFSYGNGTGGESIYGGKFPDENFELDHEGGGFLSMANCGPNTNGSQFFILFKRQTHLDGKHVVFGKVVKGMEVVKKMELVGTSDGKPTSNVKIIDCGEMSQLKAQDAAEKDRGKLKKSSKGSPSGDISDREARGTRKKDSREKRIKRKRRYSSSSDSYSSSSESDSESETDSSSYESSSSSDGKRRKRRSTKRHKGRRVERKIKGRKGKRNGRGDRPPQRRNKDSSSDTESSNSDDERMGHKKSKKAKDGVSVRNAADSSPVKKNFSREEPDSLLNENELVGNGKATKVDNQRADSVKSRSVSPVIRRNQNSRSKSPSRSPVRDVGNRSRSPGAEKAERKSSRSPSPNGEPKRIRKGRGFTERYAFARKYRTPSPERSPPRHWPNRRSFQDRNTDSNRSYSERSPRRRFRSPPRRRSPPRYNRRRRSISRSPDGERRRFRERSMSQSPSHHRSPSRSPRKRQPISEDLKSRLGPQRSPIIGGAKSLSASPSTSPSGHRGLVSYAD; from the exons atgaagaagaagaataatcCTAGTGTATTCTTGGATGTCTCCATTGGTGGGGATCCCCTTGAACGTATCGTCATTGAG CTTTTTGCTGATGTTGTCCCCAAGACAGCCGAGAACTTTCGTGCTCTCTGCACAG GTGAGGCAGGCCTTGGAAAGACCACTGGCAAGCCTCTACATTTCAAAGGATCATCTTTCCATCGAGTCATTAAAGGTTTCATGGCTCAA gGTGGTGATTTTTCTTATGGAAATG GCACCGGCGGGGAGAGCATCTATGGTGGGAAGTTTCCAG ATGAGAATTTTGAACTGGACCATGAAGGAGGTGGATTCCTTTCGATGGCAAATTGTGGCCCAAACACCAACGGGTCGCAGTTTTTTATCCTTTTCAAACGCCAGACACATCTCGATGG GAAGCATGTTGTATTTGGGAAAGTCGTGAAGGGAATGGAAGTTGTCAAGAAAATGGAGCTTGTAGGGACGAGTGATGGTAAACCAACCAGCAATGTCAAAATAATTGACTGTGGCGAAATGTCTCAGTTAAAAGCTCAGGATGCTGCTGAAAAAGATAGAG GGAAATTGAAAAAATCTAGCAAAGGCTCTCCTTCGGGTGACATATCTGATCGTGAAGCTAGGGGAACACGCAAGAAAGACTCTCGGGAGAAGAGGATTAAGCGAAAAAGAAGATACTCGTCTTCGTCAGATTCATATAGCTCAAGTTCTGAATCAGATTCTGAATCAGAAACAGATTCATCCTCCTATGAGTCTAGTTCTTCCAGTGATGGGAAGCGTAGGAAGAGGAGGTCAACGAAGAGACACAAAGGCCGACGCGTGGAAAGAAAGATCAAAGGACGAAAGGGGAAAAGGAATGGTCGAGGAGATAGACCACCTCAGCGCAG aaACAAGGATAGTTCAAGTGACACCGAGAGTAGCAATTCTGATGACGAGAGAATGGGCCACAAAAAGTCAAAGAAAGCTAAAG ATGGTGTGTCTGTAAGGAATGCTGCAGATTCTAGTCCTGTGAAGAAGAATTTCTCGAGGGAGGAACCAGATTCTCTTCTGAATGAAAATGAACTTGTAGGTAATGGAAAGGCCACCAAAGTTGATAATCAACGTGCTGACTCAGTGAAATCAAG GAGTGTGAGCCCAGTGATTAGGAGAAATCAAAACAGTAGGAGCAAAAGTCCCAGTAGGAGCCCTGTGAGAGATGTTGGAAATAGGAGCAGAAGTCCTGGCGCAGAGAAAGCTGAGAGGAAATCTTCAAGAAGCCCATCTCCAAATGGAGAGCCCAAGCGCATCCGAAAGGGGCGTGGCTTCACAGAACGTTATGCATTTGCTCGGAAGTACCGTACACCATCTCCTGAGCGTTCCCCTCCTCGGCACTGGCCTAACAGAAGAAGCTTTCAGGACAGGAACACAGACAG TAACAGGAGTTACTCCGAACGCTCGCCTAGACGACGCTTTAGGAGCCCACCCAGGAGAAGGAGCCCTCCAAG GTACAACCGGAGGAGAAGAAGCATTTCGCGGAGTCCAGATGGGGAGCGCAGACGTTTCAGAGAGAGAAGCATGAGCCAAAGTCCAAGTCATCATCGTAGCCCTAGCCGTAGCCCCAGAAAGAGGCAGCCAATTAGCGAAGACCTTAAATCACGGCTGGGGCCACAAAGATCTCCCATCATAGGAGGAGCAAAATCGCTCAGCGCTTCTCCCTCAACCTCCCCCTCTGGACACAGAGGATTGGTTAGCTATGCAGATTGA
- the LOC108830549 gene encoding peptidyl-prolyl cis-trans isomerase CYP63 isoform X1 produces the protein MKKKNNPSVFLDVSIGGDPLERIVIELFADVVPKTAENFRALCTGEAGLGKTTGKPLHFKGSSFHRVIKGFMAQGGDFSYGNGTGGESIYGGKFPDENFELDHEGGGFLSMANCGPNTNGSQFFILFKRQTHLDGKHVVFGKVVKGMEVVKKMELVGTSDGKPTSNVKIIDCGEMSQLKAQDAAEKDRGKLKKSSKGSPSGDISDREARGTRKKDSREKRIKRKRRYSSSSDSYSSSSESDSESETDSSSYESSSSSDGKRRKRRSTKRHKGRRVERKIKGRKGKRNGRGDRPPQRRNKDSSSDTESSNSDDERMGHKKSKKAKDGVSVRNAADSSPVKKNFSREEPDSLLNENELVGNGKATKVDNQRADSVKSRSVSPVIRRNQNSRSKSPSRSPVRDVGNRSRSPGAEKAERKSSRSPSPNGEPKRIRKGRGFTERYAFARKYRTPSPERSPPRHWPNRRSFQDRNTDRYPSNRSYSERSPRRRFRSPPRRRSPPRYNRRRRSISRSPDGERRRFRERSMSQSPSHHRSPSRSPRKRQPISEDLKSRLGPQRSPIIGGAKSLSASPSTSPSGHRGLVSYAD, from the exons atgaagaagaagaataatcCTAGTGTATTCTTGGATGTCTCCATTGGTGGGGATCCCCTTGAACGTATCGTCATTGAG CTTTTTGCTGATGTTGTCCCCAAGACAGCCGAGAACTTTCGTGCTCTCTGCACAG GTGAGGCAGGCCTTGGAAAGACCACTGGCAAGCCTCTACATTTCAAAGGATCATCTTTCCATCGAGTCATTAAAGGTTTCATGGCTCAA gGTGGTGATTTTTCTTATGGAAATG GCACCGGCGGGGAGAGCATCTATGGTGGGAAGTTTCCAG ATGAGAATTTTGAACTGGACCATGAAGGAGGTGGATTCCTTTCGATGGCAAATTGTGGCCCAAACACCAACGGGTCGCAGTTTTTTATCCTTTTCAAACGCCAGACACATCTCGATGG GAAGCATGTTGTATTTGGGAAAGTCGTGAAGGGAATGGAAGTTGTCAAGAAAATGGAGCTTGTAGGGACGAGTGATGGTAAACCAACCAGCAATGTCAAAATAATTGACTGTGGCGAAATGTCTCAGTTAAAAGCTCAGGATGCTGCTGAAAAAGATAGAG GGAAATTGAAAAAATCTAGCAAAGGCTCTCCTTCGGGTGACATATCTGATCGTGAAGCTAGGGGAACACGCAAGAAAGACTCTCGGGAGAAGAGGATTAAGCGAAAAAGAAGATACTCGTCTTCGTCAGATTCATATAGCTCAAGTTCTGAATCAGATTCTGAATCAGAAACAGATTCATCCTCCTATGAGTCTAGTTCTTCCAGTGATGGGAAGCGTAGGAAGAGGAGGTCAACGAAGAGACACAAAGGCCGACGCGTGGAAAGAAAGATCAAAGGACGAAAGGGGAAAAGGAATGGTCGAGGAGATAGACCACCTCAGCGCAG aaACAAGGATAGTTCAAGTGACACCGAGAGTAGCAATTCTGATGACGAGAGAATGGGCCACAAAAAGTCAAAGAAAGCTAAAG ATGGTGTGTCTGTAAGGAATGCTGCAGATTCTAGTCCTGTGAAGAAGAATTTCTCGAGGGAGGAACCAGATTCTCTTCTGAATGAAAATGAACTTGTAGGTAATGGAAAGGCCACCAAAGTTGATAATCAACGTGCTGACTCAGTGAAATCAAG GAGTGTGAGCCCAGTGATTAGGAGAAATCAAAACAGTAGGAGCAAAAGTCCCAGTAGGAGCCCTGTGAGAGATGTTGGAAATAGGAGCAGAAGTCCTGGCGCAGAGAAAGCTGAGAGGAAATCTTCAAGAAGCCCATCTCCAAATGGAGAGCCCAAGCGCATCCGAAAGGGGCGTGGCTTCACAGAACGTTATGCATTTGCTCGGAAGTACCGTACACCATCTCCTGAGCGTTCCCCTCCTCGGCACTGGCCTAACAGAAGAAGCTTTCAGGACAGGAACACAGACAG GTATCCTAGTAACAGGAGTTACTCCGAACGCTCGCCTAGACGACGCTTTAGGAGCCCACCCAGGAGAAGGAGCCCTCCAAG GTACAACCGGAGGAGAAGAAGCATTTCGCGGAGTCCAGATGGGGAGCGCAGACGTTTCAGAGAGAGAAGCATGAGCCAAAGTCCAAGTCATCATCGTAGCCCTAGCCGTAGCCCCAGAAAGAGGCAGCCAATTAGCGAAGACCTTAAATCACGGCTGGGGCCACAAAGATCTCCCATCATAGGAGGAGCAAAATCGCTCAGCGCTTCTCCCTCAACCTCCCCCTCTGGACACAGAGGATTGGTTAGCTATGCAGATTGA
- the LOC108830544 gene encoding calcium-transporting ATPase 12, plasma membrane-type encodes MRDLKEYDYGALLLNLSTTSLNKAQRRWRIAYTAIYSARAMLSLVKEIVPGRIKSSDASLSYTALESGGGAKINSMPLSYVPDIDQERLVEIMKGKDLPGIRALGGVEGIAASLRTNATKGIHGNEQEVNRRRDLFGSNTYQKPPPKGLLFFVYDAFKDTTILILLACATLSLGFGIKEHGLQEGWYEGGSIFVAVFLVIVVSALSNFRQERQFDKLSKISSNIKVEVLRDSRRQHISIFDVVVGDVVFLKIGDQIPADGLFLDGHSLQVDESSMTGESDHLEVDHKDNPFLFSGTKIVDGFAQMLVVSVGMSTTWGQTMSSINQDSSERTPLQVRLDTLTSTIGKLGLTVAALVLVVLLVRYFTGNTKKDGKIEYNGSKTPVDTVVSSVVRIVSVAVTIVVVAIPEGLPLAVTLTLAYSMKRMMSDQAMVRKLSACETMGSATVICTDKTGTLTLNEMKVTKFWLGQESIHEDSTQMISSDVLDLLYQGTGLNTTGSVCVSESGPTPEFSGSPTEKALLSWTVLNLGMDMESVKQKYDVLGVETFNSAKKRSGVLVRRKSDNTVHVHWKGAAEMVLAMCSQYYTSTGSVDLMDSTAKNRIQAIIQGMAASSLRCIAFAHKVSLNNSGLEEDGLTLMGIVGLKDPCRPGVSKAVETCKLAGVTIKMITGDNVFTAKAIAFECGILDHNDKDVEEEAVVEGVQFRNYTEEERMQKIEKIRVMARSSPSDKLLMVKCLRLKGHVVAVTGDGTNDAPALKEADIGLSMGIQGTEVAKESSDIVILDDNFTSVATVLKWGRCVYNNIQKFIQFQLTVNVAALVINFIAAVSAGEVPLTAVQLLWVNLIMDTLGALALATERPTNELLKRKPVGRTEPLITNVMWRNLLVQSLYQIAVLLILQFKGMSIFNVRKEVKDTLIFNTFVLCQVFNEFNAREMEKKNVFKGIHRNRLFIGIIAITIVLQVIMVEFLKNFADTVRLNGWQWGTCIAIASLSWPIGFFTKFIPVSETPFLSYFKNPRSLFKGSRSPSLKKP; translated from the coding sequence ATGAGAGACCTCAAGGAATATGATTACGGTGCTCTGTTGCTCAACCTTTCCACCACCAGCCTCAACAAGGCCCAGAGGCGTTGGCGTATTGCCTACACTGCCATCTACTCTGCGAGAGCTATGCTTTCCCTCGTCAAGGAGATAGTTCCCGGGAGAATTAAATCCTCTGATGCCTCCCTCTCCTACACTGCCCTCGAGTCTGGTGGTGGAGCAAAGATCAACTCTATGCCTCTCTCTTACGTTCCTGACATCGATCAGGAACGACTCGTGGAGATCATGAAGGGTAAAGACTTACCGGGCATCCGAGCTCTGGGTGGAGTGGAGGGTATCGCCGCTTCCCTCAGGACAAACGCCACCAAAGGAATCCACGGGAATGAGCAAGAGGTCAATAGACGCCGTGACCTATTTGGCTCTAACACCTATCAAAAGCCACCGCCTAAAGGACTTCTCTTCTTTGTGTATGACGCTTTCAAAGACACAACCATATTGATCCTGTTGGCCTGCGCCACTCTCTCCCTTGGCTTCGGTATCAAAGAACACGGCCTCCAAGAAGGTTGGTATGAAGGCGGAAGCATCTTCGTAGCAGTTTTCTTGGTCATAGTTGTCTCTGCTCTCAGCAATTTCAGGCAGGAGAGACAGTTTGACAAGCTCTCCAAGATAAGCAGTAATATCAAAGTGGAAGTCCTTAGGGACAGCAGGCGTCAACATATCTCCATCTTCGATGTTGTTGTTGGTGATGTTGTCTTCTTGAAGATCGGAGATCAGATTCCTGCCGATGGTCTTTTCTTGGATGGGCATTCCCTTCAGGTGGACGAGTCTAGTATGACAGGAGAGAGTGACCATCTTGAAGTCGATCACAAGGATAATCCCTTCTTGTTCTCCGGAACTAAGATAGTCGACGGGTTTGCTCAGATGCTGGTTGTGTCTGTTGGTATGAGCACAACTTGGGGGCAGACAATGAGCTCCATAAACCAAGATTCTAGCGAGAGAACACCATTGCAGGTTCGTCTTGACACCCTGACCTCCACCATCGGAAAACTTGGTCTCACGGTGGCTGCACTTGTCCTGGTAGTGTTATTAGTCCGTTACTTCACAGGGAACACAAAGAAAGATGGCAAAATAGAATACAACGGGAGCAAAACACCTGTTGACACTGTCGTCAGTTCTGTTGTGCGAATTGTGTCAGTTGCAGTCACCATTGTCGTAGTGGCAATCCCGGAAGGCTTGCCATTGGCTGTGACTCTGACCCTGGCTTACTCCATGAAGAGAATGATGTCCGATCAAGCTATGGTCAGGAAGCTCTCAGCCTGTGAGACAATGGGCTCAGCCACAGTGATATGCACAGACAAGACAGGCACTTTAACACTGAACGAGATGAAAGTTACCAAGTTTTGGCTTGGCCAAGAGTCAATCCATGAGGATTCTACCCAAATGATCTCATCCGACGTTCTTGATCTGCTTTACCAAGGCACAGGTCTGAACACGACAGGTAGTGTCTGTGTGTCGGAATCAGGGCCAACGCCTGAGTTCTCGGGCAGTCCAACAGAGAAGGCTCTCTTATCATGGACAGTGCTAAATCTGGGTATGGATATGGAGTCAGTGAAGCAAAAATACGATGTTCTCGGCGTTGAAACCTTCAATTCTGCAAAGAAGCGAAGTGGTGTTTTGGTCCGGAGAAAATCTGACAACACAGTCCATGTACACTGGAAAGGAGCCGCTGAAATGGTCCTGGCTATGTGTTCTCAATACTACACGAGCACTGGGTCCGTTGACTTAATGGACTCCACCGCAAAGAACAGAATTCAGGCAATAATCCAAGGAATGGCGGCCAGTAGCCTCAGATGCATAGCATTCGCCCATAAAGTATCTTTGAATAACTCAGGATTAGAGGAAGATGGCTTGACCTTGATGGGAATTGTGGGTCTGAAAGATCCTTGTCGGCCTGGTGTCTCAAAAGCTGTTGAAACATGCAAACTTGCGGGGGTTACCATCAAGATGATAACAGGAGATAATGTTTTTACTGCAAAAGCAATAGCTTTTGAATGCGGAATCCTGGACCACAATGACAAAGATGTAGAAGAGGAGGCTGTTGTAGAAGGTGTTCAATTCAGAAACTATACCGAGGAAGAGAGAATGCAGAAAATTGAGAAGATCCGGGTGATGGCAAGGTCCTCTCCCTCCGACAAGCTTCTAATGGTCAAATGTCTGAGACTTAAAGGCCACGTGGTAGCCGTCACAGGGGATGGCACCAACGATGCACCTGCACTAAAAGAAGCAGATATTGGACTTTCCATGGGAATTCAGGGCACCGAAGTGGCAAAAGAAAGCTCAGATATTGTCATTCTGGATGACAACTTCACATCAGTTGCTACAGTATTAAAATGGGGAAGGTGTGTCTACAACAATATCCAGAAATTCATTCAGTTTCAGCTAACAGTGAACGTTGCAGCTCTTGTGATCAATTTCATCGCAGCAGTGTCAGCTGGTGAGGTCCCTCTGACAGCAGTTCAACTGCTGTGGGTAAACCTCATCATGGACACTCTGGGAGCTCTGGCCCTCGCCACAGAGCGACCCACCAACGAGCTCCTTAAGCGAAAGCCAGTTGGCCGAACAGAGCCCCTGATAACAAATGTCATGTGGAGGAATCTCCTGGTTCAGTCATTATATCAAATAGCCGTACTCTTGATCTTACAGTTCAAGGGTATGTCTATATTCAACGTGCGCAAGGAAGTGAAGGACACGCTCATATTCAACACTTTCGTGCTCTGCCAAGTTTTCAACGAATTCAATGCAAgggagatggagaagaaaaaCGTGTTCAAAGGAATTCACAGAAACAGGTTGTTCATTGGAATCATAGCCATCACTATCGTGCTTCAAGTCATTATGGTGGAATTCCTTAAAAACTTTGCGGACACAGTAAGGCTTAACGGGTGGCAATGGGGAACTTGCATAGCCATTGCATCTCTTTCCTGGCCAattgggtttttcacaaaattcaTACCTGTTTCAGAGACACCCTTCCTCAGTTACTTTAAGAATCCAAGATCTTTATTTAAGGGCTCAAGAAGCCCATCCCTCAAGAAACCTTGA